GTTACCCAAAAAAGTTTGGGCTGCTTGGAATCAAAAGGCTTTCCGCTCAAAAACCACATCGGAAGCTTTGAATCAGGTTCACGGCTCACAGAGTATGATCGATTCTGATAAAATTTTCATGAAGGCTCCAGATATTGCCGAGAATGGAGCAGTCGTTCCCATCACAATCCAAGCAGACTTGCCTAACGTAGAATCGATTTCTCTTTTGGTTGATGAGAATCCAAATCCGTTGGCTGCGCACTATCAGGTTGGCAAAGGATTGCGTCCTTATGTTTCCACCCGCATCAAGATGGGCAAAACATCTGCCGTCCACGCTGTTGTCAAAGCAGACGGACAACTTATGAAAGCAACCAAAGAAATTAAGGTGACCATTGGTGGTTGTGGTGGTTGATTCAATTATTCATCTACTTTAGAGAGGAAACATGTCCATTCGAATGAGAGCTAAAGAGCAAGGCGGACTCGTTACGGTAAAAGCGCTTGTAAAGCACCCTATGGAAACTGGTCAGCGCAAAGACAAAAGTGGAAATAAAATTCCAGAACACTTCATTCAACAAATCACTGCCAAGGCAAATGGTGAAGTTATTATGGAAGC
This genomic window from SAR324 cluster bacterium contains:
- the soxZ gene encoding thiosulfate oxidation carrier complex protein SoxZ; amino-acid sequence: MSIRMRAKEQGGLVTVKALVKHPMETGQRKDKSGNKIPEHFIQQITAKANGEVIMEAQWSPAVSKNPYLAFQYDGKKGDTIEIAMIDNEGKTFDGEGKVK
- the soxY gene encoding thiosulfate oxidation carrier protein SoxY yields the protein MNRREFLRKVGFAGVLAAAVSAGLTLPKKVWAAWNQKAFRSKTTSEALNQVHGSQSMIDSDKIFMKAPDIAENGAVVPITIQADLPNVESISLLVDENPNPLAAHYQVGKGLRPYVSTRIKMGKTSAVHAVVKADGQLMKATKEIKVTIGGCGG